A stretch of DNA from Diospyros lotus cultivar Yz01 chromosome 14, ASM1463336v1, whole genome shotgun sequence:
CGTTGTCATTTTCTCCCCTGATTTCTCTTGCTCCTTATTAACATCCCATGGACTTTTTCACGAGTGCTAGCTTGCCTCAAAAACCCACAAATTCGTTCAGGCCCAAAACACTTTTTTGATcccattaaatttttttcataaaaattttctttgtttgtATGTGACCTTATAGGTTCGCTATGAAGATGGAAAATGACAATTTATAGAATCCTACTCCTAATCAAACTCCTTGAGTATGATTCGTAATTTATGTTGTCTCAAGacaaaattaccattttgcccttaGACCAAGATTGACGTCTAGCAACGTATCATGGCCTCCATATCATGATGAAATGCAAATGGCACTTCAGATGAACCTTTTCCGTGTCAAGTTCCAGTGCTATTCAATCCCTCTATCATAATGCCTCGATACGGTTTAGAAGTAAGGTGAAATGTCAAACTTCTAATAACCAACACTGTGTACAAGCTAAGTCCACAACTCTTATAgttgaattaataactcttattaattctcaactatctGCATTGGCCAACAGCTTCTTGAGTTGTaacttcatcattcacatagAGAATATACCTTTTATGATTCTTACTAAGGTCGATAGATTCCTTCTTGCGTACTCACCTACCTTTATATGATTCAGATCATACCCAATAACCACCCTATTAGAGACCCATCTCACTGGACCCCGAGCAGTGGCATCAAAGCATGACACTTTTCATACAAGATAACCATGGTTCCTCAGGAAAAAAGATTACTAGCACCTGTCGTCACAGAGAACTCCcaattgacatttagtaagaCTTACCATTTGGGTATTCTCGGGTTAGGTCATTCAATGAACCCATTCACTAATGAGCACCTACACACGTGCATTAGTGTCATCACATAAGTAGTCAATGAGATCAACTACCTTCCTTATGAGCATACATAGTGTCTACCAGTCTTGACAGTACTATAAAGGCCCCACTCTATAGTCTTATGGCTAGGAAGAGTTTAAGAATGAAGTATTAGTCATTTGATCTCATTAGTATGATCTCATCTTAACCCGATTGATATTGCTACACTCTTTGGCCTTCAgctagataaaaaaaaatattaagatgaATACATTGCctagtattaaaataaaaatacttttattaatcaaaatatatctgAGATTTATAAGAAACGTAGCCAActcacaactcttatgattggCTCCCAAGTTACAACTCTATCACTATGTTGTAGTCGAGGGTTATATCATTTGTAATTGACTAAGAGTTGTGCATAATCGAGTATAATCTTGTATTAGTCGAGCATGTCTCTTCCTTAGTCGAGTATGTTTGTTTGGACTAAGTTTATGGAATTTTAAATCGAGTATTTTTCATTAGTAATCAAGTGTGTGTTGATGTATAATTGGCTATTATTAAGTGATAGTCGAGTATTTTATGCAAGCTTTCTGTATCTCATGTTTAATCGAGTGACTGTTGAGCATAATTGAGTAGCTGATAAGTATAGTCAAATATCTACTAAGTCTACTCAAGTGCAGTCAATGCTTACTGGAGTAAGAGCTAAAGTtagttgattatttttgtgctaaaacttaaaaatagaGCCATGAAACTTGCCATTGAACTATCCGTTGCAAGTGCTTTCAATGCATAGTTTAGACCTTTAATACTCCAAAAAggctttaaaattttcataaatcatttagcatgatatttgaatattctaatgattattttataggAAAAGAAAGTTGTCCTTACAAATTTTCATTCTTTAGACAACATATATAAAAGGaggtgaagatgaagaagaatgtTGTTATTCTTGAATTCTTTCTACCACTAAAGTGAGCCAAAAAAGTTCTTCAAGCTTTCATCCTCAataacaaaaagagagaaatagtgcttatattctttatattctttgtatcttttttttctttgtgagaaGCCAATCGTATTGTTTGTTCTAAACCTTGTAAGAGCTTCTCAAGTGTTTTAAATTGTAATCATTTCTTATCTTGTTGTTGTTACAGCTAAGgtttaaaaggaaaaaggtTAAACCTGATCCTTCGAAAAAGTAGTGATTTCGATTGAGCCTTTAAAAATTGGTTGTATTAGTTACTGTTGAGCCTGTAAAAATCAGAGGTTACAACTGCACCTATGAAAAGTTAAGGTTATAATTGAGTCTAAAAAAGTTATAGTAAATTAGttaaatccttggtgaggagccaAGGGAATGGAGTAGGCTTGttagctgaaccactataaaatttgtttgcgttgcatttttcatttctcttttgtattttagcacttttattttactttcacCGAGATTTATTTTTCAGTAAGTCAAATTCTTGTTTTCAACATTCAAAGTTTGCTATTATAGCAATCCTTTTAGTATTGCAAAGCTCATTGTAACTCAAGATTTATTTGCATCATCATTTCTTAAAACTCCAAGAGTTTAAgctttaaataaaatctttcaTATTCATCTTTCAAGGACTCTAAAAGGCAAATTAATTCTTTCTTTGCTTGAAAGCTCTTAAatcctaaattttttttgaaaacccaattcacccccctcttgagtatCTATCAATTCTTTCATACTTGATTACTTAAACAAATGCACTCGAGTTTTAGCAAGGATTACTCAATTACTGAATTACCTTACTCAGATAATTTGAAGGTGACTGAAAATTGTATAATACACTTGAGTATAAGAAACTAGATAATCAAGTACTTACTTGATTATACTTATAAATGTAatcgattattttgaaaatgaattgagCATTACTCGATTACTCTCAAagtttacttgattaattttcacaaaaagCCTTTACTTACTAAGCACTTGATTGATTTTTCATATGCTTGATTAAGTACTCGATTATTTTCAATAAACACTCgattattttaatcaagtcACTTGATTGAAAGATTATCAAACTTAATATTTCAAAAGGTTTTAGTCATCATCAAtgaactaaatttactaaaaaatattttttcattagtaGGCAAGAGTTGTAATCGAGATGAGGCGAGCCGAGCCGATCTAAGCTATTCTGCTTGTTATGAAAAAGGGGAACTCAAGCTCGACTCGCTAGAGACTTAGAATAAAATAGAACAACAGCATAGATGGATGGTAGAGGAAGCAACAACGGCGATGGAGACAGTGACAATGGTGAGAATGAAGTGTCGATGATGAGGGAGATAAATGATGAAGACGATGAGAATTGTGAGAAAAAGGTGTTGATAGTAAGGGAAACAAATGGCGAAGGTGATGGTGATAACATCAACAATgacaaatggagaaaaaatgaggtgattcaagattaAATCCGGATCTAGCTTAGagacatatatttttcatctctaatttcatttttgagatagattttttttttcttagaaacAAAAAACTTTTGTTTCTATATCTATCTCTAATGCATCTTTAattaaacaataatattttgaataggaaagaaaaaaattcaatccctatttaaaaaataatattaaaataataaaaatatatttatttcgcAAGCTTATTCATGAGCTTGCCTTGCTCAAATTTGGCTCATTTATGAGTCGAGCTCCAAATTTGAGTTTGAACCCAACTCCAAATcaaagatgagagagaagaaaaaattgaagagaatgaagagtaaaataattattttgtccTTTTATTCAATAGTAAAGAAggttaatattattttagaaatatgaaGGGTAATTTTTACAATTACTTCAATTTCACTGCCTATCTATGGTGTTAAAAAGTCATATCAAATTTAacgagagaaagaaaaatttatgtaaCGTTTAAAATGTTGTGTAATTTAGTAAAGCAAGGTGAATGCAGATTACCTTTTTGCCCCCATTGTTTTTACATTAACTTAACATTATTCTTACAGAAtgaatctttatatatataaaagtatgatagtcttgaaaaaagaaatttatccccaaaatttgtattaataatttacaattaatatttattacattaataattcatattttataatttatattaataatttaaatctttcaattgctttgaaataataagtagtattaaaattttctccaaaaacttgcatcaattatttacatttagtacttattgcattaataatttatattttataatttacattaataatttaaatatttcaattgttttgaaataatatgtactaattattgtagaattaataatagattCTAATCATAAGTTTTCCAATAtgttattatgtgaatattaaatatttaatcaatccttcaatcaatcaaaataaatactatttatgagtaATATGGATAaacacttaaactattaattaagtcatagaaaattattcatttatataaaattctatctttatataatataatatatagtagaatagtatgcaaatattttttccttccaaaaatctgctaaactattttttacatctaaaatttgtattaaacttgcatgaatttttcaatgctattaattaatcaaaaataaatattttctattagatcttctcatcaattaattcgtcaattaatcaaaaataaatactattcatgagaaatatgaataaacacttaaagtattaattaagtcacagaaaattatccattaaataaaatcttatctttgtataatataataatatataatatattatattaaagtaaaatagtttgcaaatttttgttccCTCTAAAAATTTGCAAAACtgttttttgcctctaaaaattgtattaaatttgcatgggttttatgagaaatattaatggacaacttaaactattaattaagtcatagaaaattgtctatttatttaaaatattatatttatatctttattctatatatattaatataatattaaaatatgatagtcaaacaaagttgctaagtgtcaatcaatggtgaatttttttctcaaaaacttacattaaattaaatgtagtgattaattaattattaattattttaataattatattatagtcttgaaaatataatatcttaacaaattcataaaaaattatttaagattgtcaaatgctaggatttttcaatactaattaatatttaaaatatcacatttttaagattatggaagaaatcaaaatttatatttttaaaattttgttattattgaaaaaactgattcttactcatatttaagagttttaatttatatttgtaactataatataataaatagaaaataacgaacgtctttaactggatatattatagattttataatatttatttataaataaatataatataataaataaaaaaaattataagtattttgtcaaatgACCTACTTActatgttaattattctttaacacattgaatggcagtatattaaattaaaagtattttccattaatatattaaatagtgaataattaattaaacttaaattttgataaataattaaaaattaaaaaaattataattatcaattctattaaaattatttaaaataataagtttatttttttatttttaaattaaattctcctGTGCATCACAGGTTCATCACTAGTATTAATTAACAGGTTTGCAcgtaaatattttataacaatttttgtatattgtatatttagttttcatgtatatattattattattattattttaatttatataaaattattttaatgatgatttgaaaagtaaaagaaatataatttgtaAATCTAGAAAGCCCAATTAGCAAAGACTGATCCATCGTTCTAAAACCCAGCCCATTCACGTCCGTAGATCCAATGAAAACCGGGCACGTCATCACGTTGCCACGTGTGATAACGGCATTCGCTTCAGCCATCACGCGTTACGTGGCATGGCACTAGATTGAAGATCGGATCCTTCGCCTTCGTTTCTTCTTCAACCCGACTACTTACAACTCGATAGAGAGGACAGAAGCACTCACAGTGTCGCCTCAACCAAATCAGACGTTTCGAACCTTCAGTTCAATCCATTCCATTCCGAGGAGACCCGTTTTCTGTTAGCCTGACATTCGCCGCCGACGGACCGGATCCTCGCCCGGAGGCTCCGACGAGACTTCTCCAGCCGTGGCTCCGTCAGAACCACCGCAAGGCCTCTCCCGCAGAAAAACCTCCTCCTCTTCGTCCAGTTCTTCTCCCTCGCCCAGGAGGACCGCCCTTTCTGGCCCGACCCGTATTGTTTATAGAGAGGCCCTAGGGTCGTCGTCGGGTTCGGATCTTGACCTGCCCTTTTGGCAACGGACCTGGTTCATCGTTCTGCTACTCGCCATGGCTCTCTCTTTCTTCGCACTCGCGATCTTCCTCTTTCTCACTGTCGACCCCGACTCTTCTCCCGTTTACGCCGCCTCCGAGGGCGTTCAGGTTAATTGTTTTGAGATTGGATTGTTTCCTTTAGGAGAATGTTGAATTGTTTTTTGAGATTGGAGATTTATGATATTCCATTGTTGTCTGTAATAGGTGTTTATTTCGTTGTTTGTCTTTGATTAGGTATGATATTTATATGTACTATTCTAGATACAAGGGGGTTTATGTGATTGAGATTGGTTAATGCCTGCAGATTACTTATGGTTCAGTTATCAAGCTTATGCATGAAAAGACGAAATTCCGGCTGCATTCGCATGATGTGCCATACGGTTCTGGCAGTGGTCAGCAGTCGATCACAGGTTTCCCTAATGTTGATGATTCAAATAGCTACTGGGTATGCTAATGATTCATTTTACTAACAGTTGTTTTGGATTGAGAACAGTAAGGTGAATTCAATATTAGTTATAAAGGACccgagagaaaaagaaaagaaaagatagaaaagcGAATCATATATATTACTTATATTGTTTTGTTAGAGCCTTAGACAAGGGGAAGGAGTAGaaacattttcttattcttttttggTTAGACACAAATTgaatatatcaagccttaatcccactaggtggggttggctacatgaattctagcatGCTACTCATTTCTATCCGAGGGCAATGTGTTTTATGAGACCTTTATAACTCATATATACCTAGGAGTTTCCCACTATGTTTTTATGggtcttcttctctcttttgctaAAGACTTTCTCCTATCTATCCACTTTCTTCACGGGAACCtctattggttttcttctcacatcttatcttcaatataaGCTAATCTGACCCTAGTATggataatctcatttctaattctatttttcatattatggTTGCAGATCTGCCATAACCCTCATCTCtattacactcatattttgcgCATGTTTATAATTTACTGCCCAAAATTCTATGATCTAcaacaaaattgttttgttaACTGTCTTacagaatttttctttcagcttTAACAAAATCTCCACTATCACATAAATTATCAAATGCACTTCTTCATTTCAACCTtcctaccttaattctatgagTAACGACCTCATTAACCtctccatctttttggatgattgatccaagatattaaaacaaatatgttaaatttgtaaatttgaaCATCTTCTACtcattttctaaatattaaggAATGTATTAAGCATATTAAAATATCTAACACTTTTGTTTCCTTCATTCTCTCCCAAAATTATATGCAAATGGTTGGGAAAGGAAATGATTAGAAAATTTTAGCTCCATCCCTTTCTAATTCCTCTAATTTCCATTTTCCTCTTTCTAAAATCACCCAATCCAAATAGGAGTCAAGTTTTTTTTGGTTATAATTGGAAAATGAGTTTTGAAGTTACAAGATTTTTGATAgggattttttttccctttttggcCTAGATTGTCAGGCCTGTGCAGGAGTCTTCCAAACAAGGAGACACAATTCCAAGTGGAACCCTTATCCGACTGCAACATATGAGGACAAGAAAATGGCTCCATAGCCACTTGCATGCATCCCCGATTTCAGGCAATCTTGAGGTTAGGAAGTTTACTTTTTTTGTCTCCACACCCCAACACCCCCCCCCTCCCcacccaaaaatatatatatatatatattttgcatcaTTAAAATTCATGATATTTTTACTGTcttctaacttttttttttcttgataacTGTCTTAAATACAAGCATTCTTCTATCTTCCATGTCACATATGTTGTTAATCTTTGTGTTACGGAATACACAATTCTTGATTTTGCAGATGATACTcacccattttccttttttctttcatcaACATTTAACTGCAGCTGTGATGTTCATTTAATAGTTATCAGCTAGTGCATTATTTGATGCTTGTTCAGTTATCTTATAGTAGATGCCttagaaaattttggtttttttttcaCAATCCCTTGAATAGACTATCTTGCagtttcattttaattttccatttgGAACTCTGTAGCCTCTTTCTATCACTATTGACTAACGTAATTCTGTCTTACTATGCCTGGATTGTCCCTCTGTATAATTTCACaatatttactaatttttttccttcttcttttgcatCATCAATATACCCTGTATTTATCTTTGTTGTTCTTCACTTGGTACTTAGTCTGAAAatttttatcttgatttgtcTTTTTGCTGTCTGTTATGCTATAAAACTCAGTTTGTTTTTCATGTGTTCTAAACTTAGTGATAGACAAATTCGCAAGTAGACGAAAtgattcaagtaataaagtAGTGAATAAGATATCGTTTCCACATAGATTATATACTAATTACCAAAATTGTGTTTCCCCTAGTATTATTTAAACTATTCAGAAAAGCTGTAACTAACCTAAAGCTAAAGAAAATAGAACTagttaatttgatttcaaagaatcaaagaataacaagaaaaaCCAATATTAATTAAGCACTAGGGTATTTTGATTTCACTTAAACCAATCCTATTTAATTTGTTTGACTGATAATCCAATTTTAATATGCAATGGTTGAACAaccctaaaataattaatgttcTTTCTCAAGTCATAGCAAATATATCGATCaatatttattatctatttttcaatagcaataataaatattaaacaattCATTAAGATCAATGGTATTCAATTTAATTCCACACAAGTCCTTACTTCCGTTCCAACTATCTTATGGAATTTCTTACCTAGATCAAATCATGAAACTTTCCTTTCGGTCTCATTCCTTGATAACAAATCAATTAAATACTGGcaaaaaatttaagagttttaaggACAGTAAGAGACTCTTTGCAtagataaagaaaatcaattcaaataaatataaattgtcaATGATTCAAGCTTCATCAAAAGCAAAGAAATTTAATTCATAGCAGATTTAATGGGATCCATAGAAAACATGATCATAAATAcgatgaaaaaataaaagatgagaGAAAAGATGTGACTTGCGGCTCTTTGTCTTCTCCTGCCTTGCTTGtacctgctgctgctgcctgcTTGCACCAATCGTTGCGGCTGCTGTCTGCAACGGACTGCCCTTCTGCCGCA
This window harbors:
- the LOC127790053 gene encoding stromal cell-derived factor 2-like protein — encoded protein: MALSFFALAIFLFLTVDPDSSPVYAASEGVQITYGSVIKLMHEKTKFRLHSHDVPYGSGSGQQSITGFPNVDDSNSYWIVRPVQESSKQGDTIPSGTLIRLQHMRTRKWLHSHLHASPISGNLEVSCFGGDGESDTGDYWRLEIEGSGKTWRQDQRIRLRHVDTGGYLHSHDKKYTRIAGGQQEVCGVRDKRADNIWLATEGVYLPVTESN